In Cicer arietinum cultivar CDC Frontier isolate Library 1 chromosome 7, Cicar.CDCFrontier_v2.0, whole genome shotgun sequence, the genomic window TTTGAAGCTACTCGTTTGGTTTTGATTCAGATTTTGCTTAATTCTAAAGGGATTTCTTTGAACCCTATTACTTCGCTTTATTACATTGCACCTTGTTGTTTGGTGTTTTTGTCTgttccttggcttattgttgAGTATCCTTCTTTGAGGGATAACTCCAGCTTCCATTTGGATTTCGCAATTTTCGGAACGAATTCCCTTTGTGCTTTTGCTTTGAATCTTGCTGTGTTTTTGTTGGTTGGAAAGACTTCGGCCTTGACTATGAATGTTGCTGGGGTTGTTAAGGATTGGCTTTTGATTGCATTCTCTTGGTCTGTGATTAAGGATACTGTTACGCCGATTAATTTGATCGGGTATGGGTTGGCATTTTTGGGTGTTGCGTATTATAATCATTCGAAGTTGCAGGCTCTTAAGGCTTCGGAGACTCAGAAGAAGGCTCAACAGAGTGATGAAGAGGCTGGAAGGTTGTTGGAACAGAGAGACGGAGAAGGGACTGGAAGGAAGAACGACAACCAGAACTGATTCAACTGGTCAATCTCATTTTTGGATACGAAACTCGTTATGTTGGGTGAGGAGGCACGTTTTATTTTCGGGTATATGTGGTGGTGTAATGTACTACTATTAGgtaattgattaattattattatctttattattatgttGCTTTACTTCTCCCAGTTTCATTTCAGTTTTTTGGTTCATATTAGCTGTGTATTGGTGTCTGAGATTGACGTTTGTCTCTTATATTGCTGATTCAGTGTTTCGTATTTATGATTAGATAATGAATGAGTTCAGCTTCCTGGATGTTCTGAAAGTTTGTTATCACGTTTAATATTGAAAAACTACAACCATTGCAGTTTTTAACATACTAAATTTATGTGTATGCTTGTGCCATTGCTGCATTTGTTCTCTACAGCGGCATAGATTGTTCTATCTATCTTTCACAAAGGATTTCATTGGAGGCTATTGATGGAATTATCTAAAACTCTATAAACATAGATCAATCATAGATACATTGTATATTAGATACCCTTGCATTCAAGAGATAGGTCAGTATTGTGTCTCTGGATTCCACTGACATATTGTTATTTAGAGAATTGATCGAGCAATTTCGGTGTATGAGAAAAAACTGTTCTCTTCTCAGTGTAAAACTGGCATCATCTCATACATTTTTCTTAAGAATGACGATAACCATAAGCACATATACAATGTCAGACCTCCTTTGACCTAGATCATTCACAGAATTAACCAAACCTGGTATGAGTCGTGTGATTGTGTAAAGTTTCAAGAGGGACCTTTAGTTAATTGGATCTGGTAACTTGTTTATGTTCCAAGTTGCTCAATAGAATTTTCTCTCTAACAGacaaatttttaatatcaacTTGTTGTGAGCAAGACAAAGTCAAGTTTGGAGAGAAATTAACAGCTGTATATAGTCCAATATATTACAGGTTGTCTACAAATGCTATAAGCAGTACTACATGTCGACATAGACTTtgggttttattattttttatattttgagaaagGACGCATACTTATTCTAGTGTATGTTTCTGATAATGATAATCAATTATTGTTTCATTTACACTACTACGATATGCATTTTATTACGGGAGTAGTGGAGAAATTTTAGGatgtagatttttttatttcgtCAACTGTTTTATGCACATACATATTTTTAGTTGACTTGTGTGAGCTTGATACATTCATGATTTTAGTTATCTTTGTACGAATCACCATAAGTACTAGTACTAGTAGTAGCGATACATGAGATGAGTAGTTACCTCAATTCATTTCCTCACGAATATCTTGTTACGTCTATTGTGGTTGGTAGTCATTACTGCCATTTCACGTTTCATTGTATTTACCTCATATGTTGCTTTTGAGAGTATGTGTTGCATCTCTCTTTAGTTGTACATTTGtgcaaaataaatttcattatcaTCGTTCAATGAACGAAATTCAAAGTTTTAACATCATCACTCGTCAGCCATTAATGGCCTTGTATCACAAACTTACAAGTAGTTTAAACTTGAAATATACGTTTCTGGATGCTTAGACGAATCTTCAATTACAATTATTCTTAAGTAGTTTTATCTTTTTCctcaaaaaactaattttatcttttgttagtGGAAAATAGATCATTCCATTAAAATTAGTGGGTTTaggaaattaaaatagaaaccCATATAATTAAACAGAGTTAATCTAATGGTTAAAAGGGTCCGTTCCGTAAATTGATTATTTACGATACGACAAAAGTATCTTCTGGTGAAAAAAAAGACTTTGGAAAATGACATGAATTTAATCGTAGTGGGTGGAGACGTCAAAcaatgaatgaatgaaagaaaATCTAACTGTTAGTGTGGaagatgtttttgttttttgttttttttttacctaatGATCTTGGTGGTATTAGAGTGAGTCTACTACAATAATGGTTAACAATCATTCCAACAAATCTATTAGGACACCAAACATTCATTTAATTGTGAAGAAAAGTAAActatcttaatttaatttaatgctGATATTTCAGAAGTACCcttgtttaaatttgaattattcctttccattttttttatattctcaTGAAATTAGTAAGTTCCCCACGTCTTTCCTTCGGGCAGCTAAATAACGGATCCCTCCCTCATCAATACTTGAAGAGTCATAAGAGGTTATTCATGTCAAACATAACATGATTTCAAcatttttcaaagaaaaaagtaGAGTTTATCTACCAAAAAAGAAATAACAGgtttttcattaattatatcaattagaATAATTCTGATTAATGAAAAAAGATAACAAAATGGTGTTCCTTGTGAATTGACATCACACAACAACAAACAGAATTGAAACAATTTAGAATTGATCAAGATGTGGGTGATTAGAGGTTTACTTTATCACCTGAACTTACTGCGATGAAAGCATACCGATTTATGATACTAAAGTGTGTTTATATAGGTAGGCTACTGACCAGGTGAGATAATAAAGATTTGATGCAAATTTGTCTATTCAAATATGCTCCAaaagttgttaattttttaaaaattcaatgtAATCTAATCAATTAGCAACAACCTCTAATTGATTAGAAACAATCCCCAATCAATTAGCACAGTAAAATAAAACCATCTTGTATAAAACTCAAACATTAATCGATTAACTTTAATAATCTAATCGATTAGTACTTTACTAATTGGTTAACACCAGGACACCAATCGATTAGTTTATTTTCTAATCAATTAATACTTCATCCTAATTGATTAGTTGTCCTTTCTATacgatttattattttatattgatatttcaaCATCCAAACATCTATTCATTAacacaaattgaattttagcgttttagagattaaaaattaaattataaaaatttgaggtgttacatGATCATCAAAGAAATAAAGGAAAAGTATCATTAAAAGAATGAGATGAATCCACTAAGTCCTAAAGATGTGTTTGGTTGGAGagaaatgaaaatattattttaaaatttagttgtttGGTTCACTTATTTGAAGGAGAAGGGAGGGAATCAAAGTTCCTCCCCAGTCAGTTTTAGCTTCTTTCCAAAAGTGAGTGatttgaaaggaaaaaacatttattttaaacttaTGCTTCAATactcttttaaataatatgatttaaatattacAAGAGTGAATTGTGTAATTTTATATTGTCCATCAATTAAAATTACTCCCCTCCTCTACATTGTCCCACCATTAAAACTTATTGTACCAAAAATAATCACTCCTCTCCTCAAGTCGAgccaaacataaaatattttaaaatcactcCTCCCTCGTATTAAAGTCTCTTTCCTTTTCTCCTATCAATTAAACTAAATGAATCCTAAGAGTTGAGGTAAATTTTTTCTAAAGAGAAAGAGAGCATCTCTCTCTAGCTTTTCTGGGTCGGAACTAGAATATTTATTCAGAAGGTGCCAAATTAATATAGTAATAGTTTATTTGTAAATTGCTATAATCTTTTAATATACCGTAAAATTACACTAGCGTATTAGTAAGACATCTCAATTCTTTCTAGAACTTAAATAAGACAAAAAACAATTTCTTCAACTTCAGgctaagaaacaaaataaaaccaatCAATAAACTAACCCATTTTCTTGTTGATGTTGAGTCCATGACGCTACaatagataaaaatattatgttttttcttcttattctttTGTAATTGCTGAAATATCTTACCTTAATTACTTTGAGTTCTGCTCACTTATAGTTTACTAacatttattactattatttaatTTGGAGCTACAAGTAATTTCTCTTATCCACATAATATACTAAGTCTAAGTGTAAGTAAATTATCCTAAGAATTCCAACACGGGCCAAGATCACTACACCCTTCTACGTAGCTCGGTCCCTAACATCCAATGTAAATATTGGTATCAAACAAAACATGTAAGAAACTTACGCACCCTTTCTTCTTAAATCAACTCATATACTCatttactaaattaattaagatgTGATGTTAGTTGAGTTGGTTGTTGACTATTATTTTGACCCTATTTTGGTATTTTTGTTCTTGAATATGTGGTAATTTAATGAATTTCGGCATCATAAAAAAGTGTTGTTAAATCAATTTATATCAGGAACTTTGCTCATTAGGCCCAGTAGATAACTTTGTTATCGAGAATTcaattgataatttaatttaaaagctcaaatatttttttaaaaagtgaatGGTTATAATTATGGATATATAATGTTATAGTTTTATAATCTTAAATTCTGAATTTAATGACTAGACATTAATGGTGTAAAATAGTTACACACCCGTGTCATGTCATATAAACGTAAAtgtaaaattgtatattttatttttattaaacgtaaatgtaaaattaatttacattttctatataaatattaataatataaaattgacaaaattactctcatgttttgttaatttaattttagataacatTTCGgttgtttatcttttttttttcttctcaatttagtcttttatttaattttaagaataatttgatcttttatatcttaaaatatcaataatgttatcttttctttacaaaaacttagaaaaatcatcaaaatattcaaacaaaactcataaaagtcAATaccaattttaagaaaattcatatattcgtCAAATGcaaactcaaatattcaaataaatttatattctcatctctaacaacatcaaattcatcaaataaagaatgaaaatgtgagtttatttaaagatttgagttatgaatttgttgaaatttgcattatattgaagatgataattaatattatgggttttgtttgaaaattttaatgaattttttaaatttttgtaaaagaatgataacattgttgatattttaatacataaaagatcaaattattacttaaaattaaaaaaagactaaattaaaaagaaaaaaaattaaattaagttaagagaccgcaAGAACAATTATACCTATAAAATTTTGTCCCTACTAATTAAAATTTCTAGATCACCACTGAAATTAGTAATTAGTAAGTAAACAAAGTCTTGCAGAAGtatacattaaaatatataattattgattcactgcaaattaaaaaaatacatctcTAGAAAGGATCTAATGAAAAGTATCCCAATGCTAAATTTGAATTGAGTTGTACGTTTGCATGTTGTTGAAGTGTTCTATTTATAAACTATTCTTGATTAAACCTTTCTACCAATATTTGACTTTCTTCTTCTAAAAGGAAACTTTTCCTTCCACATAGTTACAAGATACCAAAGCAATGGTTGAAAATGAACGTGCGGCCAATTATGATTTATGAAATACCAAATGTGGCTGTTATTTACCATACACACTCGTTCAACTGTATTTGCATAAAGGCCtaaaaaggaaaatgaaaatgCGCATAATTTGGGCCTTATAAATTAGTGATCTAAAGTGGATTGAGAAAGATGACCAAACATAGACGATTTTGTATGACAATAAATTGTGTATCTTGACTGTGTATGAACAATTGTATTTATATAGTGAAGTTCATTTTCAGTCATTTTGTGGATTAGCTTGGTTCGTTCAAAGTTCAAACTTAGTTGACTTTATGTTAGTTGATACTATGAGTTGAATTTATGCGAGATATATAGTTGATACTGAGAAGGATTGCTGATAAGACGGAATAAACAAAGAATAAAATTTGgatctaataattaattactatcAACAGTTATATTCCTTTTATATGTGCTGAAAAGACAGCAAAAACATTCATGAAGGAATATACCATATATGTCACTCTAAAGACAGCAAAAACTATACGTTTTATCAATGTGTTTAC contains:
- the LOC101513641 gene encoding probable sugar phosphate/phosphate translocator At5g25400, with product MAVSDGVLRKVILSYTYVAIWIFLSFTVIVYNKYILDRKMYNWPYPISLTMIHMGFCSSLAYLLVRVFKLVEPVSMSRDLYFKSVVPIGALYSLSLWFSNSAYIYLSVSFIQMLKALMPVAVYSIGVLFKKEGFKNETMANMVSISLGVAVAAYGEAKFDTWGVTLQLMAVAFEATRLVLIQILLNSKGISLNPITSLYYIAPCCLVFLSVPWLIVEYPSLRDNSSFHLDFAIFGTNSLCAFALNLAVFLLVGKTSALTMNVAGVVKDWLLIAFSWSVIKDTVTPINLIGYGLAFLGVAYYNHSKLQALKASETQKKAQQSDEEAGRLLEQRDGEGTGRKNDNQN